The genomic region CAGGCGGATGCCGGTCATGCCCAGCGCGGGGTTGAGGCTGCCGTTGGGCGTGCTGTTTTTCCCGAACCAGCGCGGGTTTTTGTCCACACCCAAATCGACTGTCCGTATCGTTACGCTTTTGCCTTTCATTTTTTTGACAATCGCGCTGTACACTTCGTACTGCTCGTCTTCAGACGGCATCGTATCGCGGTTCAGGTAAAGAAACTCGCTGCGGAACAGCCCGATGCCGTCTGCGCCGAGGTTGTGCAGCGGTTTCACGTCTTCGGCGGATTCTATATTGCCCACAAGCTCGATGCAGACCCCGTCAGCGGTGGCGGCGGCGGTTTTTTTGAGCTTGTTCAAATCGCGTTTGTGGCTGCGGTATTCGCGGGCACGGCGGCGGTATTCGTTCAACACCGACTCATCCGGCGCGATAATCAACACGCCGTTGATACCGTCCACAATGACCGTTTCGCCCTCGGTAATCAGTTTGCGCGCGTTGTGCAGCCCGACGACGGACGGGATGTCCAAGCTCCTGCCCAAAATCGCCGTATGCCCGGTGGGGCCGCCGGCATCGGTAACGAAGGCGGCAATGCGCTGCTCTTTAAACAAAACCGTGTCGGCGGGCGAAAGGTCGTTTGCAATCAGAACGGTTTCGTCAAACAGGTTGTCGGCAACTTCCAACTCGTTGCCCTGCCCGATCAGGTTGTTGTGGATGCGGCGGACGACTTGCAGCATATCCTGCTTGCGTTCGCGCAAATAGGCATCGTCCATATTGTCGAATTGGGCGGCGAGTTTGTCGCTCTGCTGCTTCAATGCCCACTCGGCGTTGATTTTTTGTTCCCTTAAAATATCGACGGGTTCGCGCGACAAGGTAACATCGGTCAAGAGCATCAGGTGCAGCGAGATGAACGCGCCCAACTCGGTCGGGGCGTTTTCGGGAATCGCGCTGCGGAGCTGTTCCAACTCTTTGCGCGTGGCTTTGACGGCGGCATCGAAACGTTCGGCTTCGGCATCGGTGTCCGCCTCCGCAACATCATACTGCGGCACTTCCTCCGTACCGCGCGCAATCAGGTGGGCGCAACCGACGGCAATGCCTTTGCCCGCCGCCACGCCGTGCAGCACGATACTCATTATTCGCCCTCGCCGAAGTAGCCGTTGATTAAGTCGGTCAGGGCGCGCATCGCTTCCGCCTCGTCCGCGCCGTCCGTCTCCAGTTCGATGACCGTACCCTTGGCGGCGGCGAGCATCATCAGCCCCATAATGCTTTTGCCGTTGACGCGGCTGTCGTTTTTCGTAACCCAGACTTCGCTTTTGAATTGGGACGCGGTTTGGGTGAACTTGTTGGACGCGCGGGCGTGGAGTCCGAGTTTGTTGATGATTTCGATGGATTGTTTGAGCATTTCGATTCCCGTGTTATGTATATCGGCAGCAGACGCCGTTTAAAATGTTTTCCTGCCCTGCCGCTTCTTCAGACGGCATCGCCGCTGCGCCGGCACACCAAATCTTCGGGCGCGGACGTGATGGCGAAAATGCCTTTTACCGCCGCCTCCCTGACGCATTCGGTAAAGGCGGCAAGGTCTTCCGCCGCCGGCGAATATTGGACGGCCTTAACCATCATCGGCGCGTTCAGCCCGGTCAAAATCGCCGATTTGTTTTCGCGCACGAGGCGGCGGGCTGCATTGCAGGGGGTCGCGCCGAAAATATCGGTCATAATTAGCACGCCGTCGTTGTCGGGAAACTCCTGAAGCGCGGCAATGGCGTTGTTGATGATGTCGTCTTGGTCTTCCGTCGGTTGCACGCCGAGTATGCGGACGTTTTCAGGCAGTCCGCCCGGAAAAAAATGATGTGCCAGCTTGCGGTAGGCTTCGCCTATGGTTTCGTGTGTGATGATTAAAAGCCCTATCATATTATGCGTCCTGTTCCTCGTTGTCCTACCGGCGTATGGGCGCGATGCCGTCTGAAAGGCCTTCAGACGGCATCGCGTCCTTATTTTCCGTCCAATGCGTAAATCTCGCCCAGATTGCGCCAGCAGCCCGCCGCATCCATGCCGTAACCGAAAACATAACGGTTCGGCACATCCAGTCCGACATAATCGGCTCGGATAGGCTTGGGTTTGTCAATCAGCTTGTTGGCGAACACCGCCGCACGGCAGCTTGCCGCACCCATTTCCAAAAGTTTGGCTTGAATGGCGGACATCGTATGCCCTTCGTCCAAAATATCGTCCAGCACGACGACGTGCCTGCCCCGGATTTGTTCCGCATCGGGCATACGCTTCCAGTTGAACGCGCCGCCCTCCAGCTTGTCGCCGTAACGGGAAACGTGAACATAATCAAAATCTAAGGGAAAACGCAACAGCGGCAGCAACTGCCCCGTAAACACCACCGCGCCGCCCATCACGGGCAGCAGCAGCGGATATTTGCCGCCCAAATCGCGCGTAATCTCGTCCGCCACTTTTTGCAGTGCGGCACGGCATTGGCCTTGGTCGAACAAAAGATCAGCGTTTTCAAGCATCGCCTGTGTTTCAAGGCGTTTGGTTTCTAAATCGGTCATATGTCGGAATCGGTCGGTAAAAGGAAAATTATAAACCAAAGTATCGGATGCCGTCTGAACTGTCCTGCTCAGCGGTCGGTACGCACGCGCACAAATGTGGCAAATTTCGGCGTGCCTTTCCGCGTAAAGCCACGGTAACGGTAGGTAATCAGCGTGCCGATTTTGGGCGGGTTGTCGCGGTCTTTGTCCTTGAAACCGCTGCCGATGCGGAATTCGCCGTGTCGGTTTTTGCAGCCGACCGCGCCCAGCCGTCCGGCGTTTCGCCCTTTGCCCTCATAGTGCCGCGTTACCGTGCATTCGTCGTCGTATTGGCTTTTCAGCTTCAATAATTGGCTGCTCCTGCCGCCGCTATAACGGGATTCGGGCTGGCGCAGCATCACGCCTTCGCCGCCCTGCGCTTCGATTTGTTTTAAAAAGTCCATCGCGTGCTGCCGGTCGCGCACTTTGATTTGTGGGATGATGGTAATCGGCGCGTTCGGATGCGTTTTCAGCCACTGCGTTGCGACTGCCAAACGTTGGTAGAGATTGCCCTGCGCCTTGGGTACATCGAAAACGTGCAGGCGGATACCGCGCCAGTCTGAAGAAGCAGAACGCACGGTAGCGGAAATCTGCTCGAACTGACCGCGTCCGCTATACAATTCGCCGTCCAAAGGATAAGGCGGAAACTGCGCGGTAAAGCCTTTGGGCGGTGTAAATACATATCCTTGCCGGCTGACTAAATGTTTACCGTCCCAATACGCGCGCACGCCGTCGAGTTTCTCGCTCATCGCCCAGCCTGCAATCTCTTGACCTTTGTATTCCTGCGCCAGCATCAAATCCGCCGCGCCTGCTGATGCAGGGATGAAAACCGCCGTAAAAATCGGTATGATGCCGCCGATTGTCTTCTTAATCATCTGATTCCCCCAATATCAAAACGGGCGGCAAACCGCCATAAAACAAACGGCAAACCCGATGCCGTCTGAAAAACCGTTTAGGAACACGCCGATGACCCTACGTTACGAAATCTTCCCCGTTACCCCCTTCCGCCAAAACTGCACCCTGATTTGGGACGACGAAAGCGGCGAAGCCGTCCTGACCGATGTCGGCGGCGACGTGCCGTTCCTGCTGCAAGCGTTGGCAAACCGCAAACTTACGCTCACGGCAATCTGGCTGACGCACGGCCATCTCGATCACGCGGGCGGCGTGGTCGAAATGTTGAAAACGCATAAAGTCCCTGTCCTCGGGCCGCATCCGGACGATGAATTCCTGCTCCAATCGCTGCCGCAAACCACCGCGCAATACGGATTTCCCGTCTCGCCCGCCTTTGCGCCGAACCGTTGGCTCGAAGAAGGCGAAACGCTCACGGTCGGACGCTATGCCTTTCAAGTGCTGCATATTCCGGGCCATACGCCGGGACATATCGTCTTTTATTGTGCCGAGGCGGAATTGCTGATTGCGGGCGACGTGCTGTTTTACGAAACCATAGGCAGAACCGATTTTCCGCGCGGCAACCACGCCGACTTAATCAATAATATCCGCAACAAATTATTCACCCTTCCCGAAACCGTGCAAGTTGTCGCCGGACACGGGCGTATGACTTCCATCGGACACGAAAAGCGGCACAATCCGTTTTTCTAACCGCCTTCCCTACGGTCTTCAGACGGCATCATCTGCACTGATGCCGTCTGAAACACAAAAGGCTCAGGCAACCGCCGCCTTGCCGGTGTACCTCGCCGGACAAGGCTTTGGTAAGTACTTCAAACCAACCCCGAATCAGAACCGGTACAGTTACGCCGCGCTTTCGGCATTCCCGCCCCTGCTGAAACAAGCTTTTCCGCACAAGTCAGACTGCTTCATCTTCTGCCACATATTCCAAAGATTCCGACAACGCCGTTGTTTCATTGGCACGTTCGGTCAAATCGCGTGCAAGCTGCTTGTTTGCCTTCACGCCCAACAGACGCAGTTTCTCGGCGCGGCCGACCAGATTCCCGCGCCCCTCGGCAAGTTGCTTAAATGCCGTCTGAAAGCTGTTTTGCGCCTGATCGATGCCTTTGCCGACGCTTTCGAGCGTCTGTACAAAGCCGACAAATTTGTCGTACAGCTTGCCGCCTTCGTCCGCAATCGCCAGCGCGTTTTGGTTTTGCTGCTCGTTGCGCCAAATATTCGCCACCGTCCGCAAAGTCGCCAGCAGCGTACTGGGGCCGACCAGCATAATCCGTTTGTCGAAACACTCTTGGAACAAGCCAGCGTCATTCTGCAACGCCAACAGGTAGGCCGGTTCGACAGGGATAAACATAAAGACGAAATCCAATGTGTTCACACCTTCCAAATCGGTGTAATCCTTCAGCGACAAGCCTTTCATATGCGCGCGTATGCTGGCGACATGCGCCGCCAACTCGCGTGCCGCCGTATCCGCATCCGCCGCCTGCGTGTAGCGCACATAAGCTGTCAGCGAGACCTTGGAGTCAATCACAATCTGCTTGTTGTCGGGCAGGTTGACCAAAACGTCGGGCTGGAGGCGGCGCGTGCCGCCGTCTTCCTCTTTTCGGACGGATGCTGCCTGAACCACATATTCCCGCCCTTTCTGAAGGCCGGAATTTTCCAAAACCGTTTCCAGAATCATCTCGCCCCAATTGCCCTGAACCTTATTCTGCGTACCGGTCAGCGCGTTGGTCAGGGCCTTTGCCTCGCTGTGCAGCTGCGCATTCAATCCTTGAAGCCGTTTCAATTCGTTTTCCAACGTCAGCCGCTCGCGCGATTCTTTATCATAGGTTTGCTTGACCAACTCGCCGAAACCTTGGATGCGTTCGTTTAGCGGGTTCAAAACCTGATGGAGCTGCTCCCGGTTCTGCTCGGTAAAACGGCGGCTTTTTTCTTCCAAAATCGTGTTGGCAAGATTTTGAAACTGATCGCTCAAACTTTTGCGCGCCTCGCCCAGCAAGGACAGCTTCTCTTCAGAAGCAAGGCGTTCCTGTTCGATTTGCGTTGCCAAACGTTCGTTTTCAACCGCCAAACCCTGTGCCTTTTCCTGCAACTCGGTATGCGACTGCCTCAACCGCTCCGCTTCCGCCTCTTTTTCCTGCAAATGGGCAATCTGTTTTTCGGCTGCGGCAAAACGGTTGCCGACATCGGCAAGGTCGTTTTGCACGTCGCGGACAGTTTGGCGGCTTTCTTCCAAATCGGTTTCGATTCTTTGGCGGATTTGGCGTTCCAAGGCATATTGGTCGGCAAACGCCTTCCGTTCCTGTCCGAGCTGCGTTGCCAAACGTTCGTTTTCAACCGCCAAACCCTGTGCCTTTTCCTGCAACTCGATATACGACTGCTTCAGCCGAACCGATTCCGCCTCTTTTTCCTGCAAATGGGCAATCTGCTTTTCGGCTGCGGAAAAACGGTTGCCCAAAGCATAATTTTCGTCCTGCAAATGTCGGTATTTCCCGTCCAAAACGGCCAATTCCGATGCAATTTCTGCGTGTGCCTGTTCGACAAAATCACATCTTGCCGCCTTTTCCGCCAGTTGCGCGTTCAAATCGGCAAACTCGCCCTGAAACCTGCCCTTCATCAGCAACCATGTAAACAACACGCCCGACACCAACGCCGCCAAAGGCAGCAAAACAGTCATCAGTTCCATCAATCATCCTAATATTCAAACATTTTCACACCGGACAAAACCGCCGCTTATTCCGATTCTACCTGTTTGTTCGACATAGCTCCAAAAAATATAGCGGATTGGCTTTAAACCTGTTCGACATCGCCTTACCATGCTGCTTGCGGTTTCAGACCTTTTCCTAATTCAATATCAATCTGCCACAAACCCTGATTAAGTTCCCGATGTCTGACATTTTTAGAATGATGCCGTCTGAAATGTTGCAGCTATGTTCAGACGGCATACGGATTCAGGCTTTTCAAACGGCAGGCAAAATGAAAAAAGGGCAAACCCTAAAGGATTTGCCCTTTTGTTCCAAACGCTTAGTGTACGTCTTTCCAATATTCTTTTTTCAGGAAATACGCCAAAGGCAGCATAACCGCAAATAGGAAAATCATCACGACATAGCCTATACGTTTGCGTTGCAGTTGTGCAGGTTCGCCCATGTACACAAGGTAATTGACCAAATCGCGTACATATGCGTCGTACTCTTTTTGGATCACTTTGCCGTTAGGCAGACGGCGGCTGTGCAAACCGGTAGATTCCCAATACAGCTTAGGCTTCATCTCGCCGTGTTCGTCTTTTACCATAACCGGCTGACCTTTGGCATCCAACTCAACGGCTTGAACGCCTTGCTGTTCCCACAACGGGTGGGGCATACCGACTTTATCGAATACAGTATTGTTCCAGCCGCTCGGACGGGTCGGATCTTTATAGAAGCCGCGCATATAAGCGTAAAGGTAGTCTGCACCTTTGGAACGCGCAATCAATGTCAAATCGGGCGGAGCAGCACCAAACCATTTTGCCGCATCTTTCGGGTTCATCGCCGAATGCATGACATCGCCGACATTATCGGTGGTAAACATCAGGTTTTTCTTGATTTCTTCGTCAGTCAAACCGATGTCTTTCAAACGGTTGAAACGCATACCGCTTGCCGAGTGGCAGGACAGGCAATAGTTGGTAAAGATTTGTGCGCCGCGCTGCAGGCTGACTTGGTCGCGCAAATCGATATCGACTTTCTCATAGTGTGCATGACCGCCCGAAGCAAATGCCGCACCCATGGGTACTGCCAACAGCAAGGCAGCAAACCAATTTTTCATAGCTTGTTTCATTTTGACTGCCCTCATCAGATGTTGGTTGCAAACAGGTAAGCACCCACGGCGGTAATGCCGACGTAAACAAAGAACATGATTTTTTGTTTGGCGGTGCTCATGGTTACGCGTTCGGGAACCGGTTTGTTTTTATCCAGCTTGGTATAGAACGGCATACCCAGGAAGAATGCGAAATAGACGAAGGACAGGATGCGCGCGACCAAAGTACGCGTATCGGTTGCCACCATCGCGCCCAAAATACCCAAACCGATAAAGGAAATGATGAACAAGACCAATGCGGTTTTGAAAATCGGGCCGCGGTAACGGACGGATTTCACCTCGCCCCTATCCAGCCAAGGCAGCAGGGCAATCAACACGACCGCCGCGCCCATACCGATTACACCCCAAACCTGCGTTCCCAAGAACGAGGGAATCGCACGCAAAATGGCGTAGAACGGTGTGAAATACCATACCGGCGCAATGTGCGGAGGTGTTTTCAGCGCATTTGCCGCATCGAAGTTCGGCGCTTCGAGGAAGTAGCCGCCGCCTTCCGGTGCGAAGAACAATACGGCACAGAAGACAATCAGGAATACAACCACACCCAAGACGTCTTTAACGGTATAGTAAGGATGGAATGGGATACCGTCGCGCGGGATACCGTTTTCGTCTTTGTTTTTCTTGATTTCAACGCCGTCAGGGTTGTTAGAACCCACTTCGTGCAGGGCGATGATGTGCGCCACAACCAAGCCGAGCAATACCAGAGGTACCGCGATAACGTGCAGGGCAAAGAAGCGGTTCAGGGTAACGTCGGAAACGTTGAAGTCGCCGCGAATCCAAGTGGACAAATCCGGACCGATAACAGGGATGGCGGAGAACAGGTTAATAATTACCTGCGCACCCCAAAAGGACATCTGACCCCAAGGCAGCAGGTAGCCCATAAAGGCTTCCGCCATCAATGCCAAGAAAATCAGAGAACCGAAAATCCACACCAACTCACGGGGTTTTTTGTACGAACCGTAAATCAAACCACGGAACATGTGCAGATAAACAACAATGAAGAAGAAAGATGCGCCGGTGGAATGCATGTAGCGGATAATCCAACCGCCGGACACGTCGCGCATGATGTACTCGACTGCAGTAAAGGCAGCAGGCAGATGGTAGGCGTTCAGGTTGCCGTCGGGTTTGTAGTTCATGGTCAGGAAAATGCCGCTGACGATTTGAATCACGAGGACAAGCAGGGCCAAAGAGCCGAAGTAGTACCAAAAATTAAAGTTTTTCGGTGCGTAGTATTGAGCCAAATGCTCATTCCACATTTTAGACAGGGGGAAACGAGCGTCCATCCAGCCTAACAATGCTTTTGCTTTGCTATTGGTTTGGTTTGCCATAATTATCGTTCCTTATTCTTAGTCTTCGCCCACCAAGATAGTTGTGTCGCTCAAGTATTTATATGGCGGGACAACCAGGTTGGTCGGGGCAGGAACACCTTTATATACGCGGCCGGCCAAGTCGAATTTCGAACCGTGGCAGGGGCAGAAGAAGCCGCCTTTCCAGTCTGCACCCAAATCGGCAGGGGCAATGTCGGGACGGAAGGTGGGCGAGCAGCCCAAATGGGTGCAGATACCGATGGCGACAAGGATGTTCGGCTTAATCGAACGGGTCTCGTTTTTAGCATACTCCGGCTGCTGTTCCGCATCGGAATTGGGATCGGTAAGTTCGCCGTTCAGGCCTTTCAGGTCTTTAAGCTGCTGATCTGTACGGTTGAGCACCCAAATCGGTTTGCCTTGCCACTCGGCGGTCAGCAACTGACCCGCTTCGATTTTACTGACATCCACCTCGACGGCAGCACCGGCGGCCTTGGCTTTTTCCGAAGGGAAAAAACTGGCCACAAACGGCGTTGCCACACCCAATGCTGCCACTCCGCCCGCGCCGCAGGTCGCGAGTGTCAGGAAACGGCGGCGGCCGTTGTTGATTTCTTGATTATCCATTATTCAGTCGTCCTAATATTTTGGGAATACCGAGCCATTAAACGTTGCAATTTTACCCAGTTTGCAGTGATACTCAAAGCATTATTTAAAATAAGGTAAAGTTTTATGATATTTCTCAAGACTCAAGCCGGATTGTTTTCGTCAAAATGGCACACTTCCAACCCGAAAACCTCTGCCGCCGATTCTGCCAGCGCGCGTACGCCGTAACGTTCCGTCGCGTGATGCCCTGCCGAAATGAAAGCCGTACCCGTTTCATTGGCAAGGTGGTATTGAGCTTCAGAGATTTCCCCCGTCAAATACAGATCGACACCTTCGTCTATTGCCGTCTGAAAAAACCCCTGCGCCCCGCCGCTACACCATGCAACCCGTCGGATTTCGCGTTCGGGTTTGCCGATGACGACAGGCTTACGTTGCAAAACTGTTTCAATATGCGCCGCCAATGCGCCGAGTGTCTTGGCTTGTTTCAGGCTGCCCGAGTTGAGCAGGTTTTGTTCGCCGAACCGTTTTTCTGTCGCAAAACCCAATCTGTCGGCGAGTTGGGCATTGTTGCCCAGTGTGGGATGTGCATCCAGGGGCAGATGGTAGCCTGCCATATTGATGTCGTGCCGTAACAGTGCGGCAATCCGTTCTTTTTTCCAACCAGTAACGGTCGGCAACTCGTTTTTCCAGAACATACCGTGATGTACCAAAAGCAAATCTGCCTTCTGCTCCACAGCAAAATCAATCGCTGCCCTGCTTGCCGTTACCGACGTAACGATTTTCCCGATATATTCCCTCCCTTCAACCTGCAAACCGTTAGGGGCGTAATCTTTAAACAACGCTGTCTGCAATGTTTCATTACACCAAGTCAGAAAATCCCTGCGCAATACCATCTTTTTTCCTAATCGCTTTAAACAAGCGGGCATTCTAATCGCAAAATGTCCGGAATTCACATTTTTCCGATTTGCACCCGCATATGAATTATTTTAATATGCGCCGGTTCAATATGCCGTCTGAAGCCCCATGGATTCCATTATCGAATTGCGCCACCTCAAAACCCTGCTGGCACTTGAAGAAACCGGCAGCGTCTCCCTTGCCGCCAAACGGGTTTTCCTTACCCAATCCGCCCTTTCCCACCAGATCCGTATGCTCGAAAACCACTACGGCACGCCGCTGTTCGAACGCAAATCCACGCCCTTGCGCTTTACCCCGGTGGGCGAAAGGCTGCTGCGCCTCGCCCACGAACTGATACCTCAAGTTGCTGTTGCAGAACGAGATTTGGCGCGAATCACAGAAGGGGAGGCGGGAGAGCTGCGGATTGCCGTCGAATGCCATACCTGTTTCGACTGGCTGATGCCCGCCATGGGCGAATTCCGCCCGATGTGGCCCCAAGTCGAATTGGATATCGTATCGGGATTCCAAGCGGATCCCGTCGGACTGCTGCTGCAACACCGTGCCGACCTTGCCATTGTTTCCGAAGCGGAAAAACAAAACGGTATTTCTTTCCAACCGCTGTTTGCCTACGAAATGGTCGGCATTTGCGCACCAGACCATCCGCTTGCCGCCAAAAACGTTTGGACGGCGGAAGACTTTATCGGGGAAACCCTGATTACTTATCCCGTTCCCGACGAGATGCTGGATTTGCCCAAAAAAATCCTGATTCCGAAAAACATCAACCCGCCGCGCCGACACAGCGAACTGACCATCGCCATTATCCAACTGGTTGCCAGCAGACGTGGCATTGCCGCCCTTCCCTATTGGACAGTCATGCCCTACCTTGAAAAAGGCTATGTCGTTCACCGGCAGATTACCGACGACGGACTGCAAAGCAAACTGTATGCTGCCATCCGCACTGAAGATACGGACAAGAGCTATCTGAACAACTTTTGCCAAATCATACGTGAACGCGGTTTTGCAGATTTGCCCGGACTGAGCGAACTGGAATCGGTCTGACCCCTTATTCAACCATACCCGGCAGTTTTTCTATTTTTTCATGTATAGTGGATTAACAAAAACCAGTACAGCGTTGCCTCGCCTTGCCATACTATTTGTACTGTCTGCGGCTTCGTCGCCTTGTCCTGATTTTTGTTAATCCACTATACTGTTTTTGATTTTTGCCCAATCTGTAATCTTTAGATTGCCAATGGGGAACCGTCTACTACAAATAAAAAACCCTGCGATAAGCAGGGTTTTTTGAATTTCCAACATTAACGTTTGGAGAATTGTTTTGCACGGCGTGCTTTGCGCAGACCCGGTTTTTTACGTTCGACTTCGCGGGCATCGCGGGTAACAAAACCAGCTTGAGACAAGGCGGGTTTCAACGCGGCATCGAAGTCGATCAGGGCACGGGTAATGCCGTGGCGGATTGCGCCGGACTGGCCGGTTTCGCCGCCGCCAACAACATTGACTTTGATGTCGAAAGATTCGGCGTTTTCAGTCAGAACCAAGGGTTGGCGAACAACCATTCGGCTGGTTTCCCGTGCGAAGAATTCGTCAACGGGACGACCGTTTACGATGATTTGACCTGTACCTTTAATCAGGAATACACGAGCCACTGAACTTTTGCGGCGGCCTGTGCCGTAGTAGTATTTACCGTTCATGTCGCGTCCTTATTTCAGTTCCAAAACTTTGGGTTGTTGCGCAGCATGGGCGTGTTCCGCACCCGCATACACTTTCAGTTTTTTAATCATGGCGTAACCCAGAGGACCTTTGGGCAGCATACCTTTTACAGCTTGTTCCAAAGCGCGGCCCGGGAATTGCTCTTGCATTTCGCGGAAGGTGCGTTCGTAGATACCGCCTGGGAAACCGGAATGGCGGAAGTATTTTTTATCTTCGAATTTGGCACCGGTTACACGCAGTTTGTCCGCATTGATAACAATGATGTAATCGCCGGTATCGACGTGGGGGTGTATTCAGGTTTGTGTTTGCCACGCAGACGGCTGGCGACTTCGGCCGCAACGCGACCCAAGACTTTGTCTTGGGCATCGATGACGAACCATTCGCGCTTCACCTCGTGGGGTTTCGCTGAAAAGGTTTTCATAGTGGAAATCCAGATAGATATAGAAAGTTGTAAATTTTAAAGACAGGATTCGATTTTGTCAATCGCATTACCGCGTTACGGAAGGATTTTCCGGATTTCGGCAGACTGCATACTGCTTTTTCGGGCGGGGCGGCGGCCAATGTGAAAAACCGCATCGTTGCGATGCGGTTTTGAATGGGAATCCCCGCGAGAGCCGTTTCGGCCGAATCCGCTTGAACCTTGCTGACAAGGCGGCTGCCTCGGGTAGTTTCGGGTGCGTCCGCAAAAGGACGCTCGCGCCCACTACTGCTCCCGGCAACCTTAAGCGAACTTATTGGTTCAAAGGAATATATGCCTTCGCGGACACCGCAGGGAAAAAGGGGTTATTCCTGCGCCAAGCGGGATAGTGCTTTTTGGCAGGCGTTGTCCATATCGGCTATTTTACGCGCAAAATCGCCGATTGCCAAATCGCCGCCGTTCAGGGAGGTTTTCAACAGGTCGTGGACGACGTTGAGCGCGGCCATAATGACGATTTTTTCGCTGTCCGCGACGCGTCCGCCTTCGCGGATGGCTTCGGCTTTGCCGTTGAGCATTCCGACTGCCTGCAACAGTGTGTCTTTTTCTTCTGCCGGCGTGTTGACGGTCAGCCGGGCGTGCATGACTTCGATGTGGACTTGTTCGATGTTCATCCTTTAATCCTTATTGCTGCGTTTCCTGCCGTTGGGGGAGGCGCGCTGCCAGTGCGCTGATTTTTTCCCTGCTCTGTTCGAGCAGGCTGCGGTATCGTGTATTTTCTTCTGTCAGGCTGTCAATTTTGTTTTGCAGGTCTTCTTTGAGTTTGCCGACTTGGACGAGCAGGGCTTCGCTAAGTTCGTCGACGGCGGTTTCGTGTTCGAGTTTTTGCCGCTCGTGCGCCCGTTTGAGTTCGGCGACGGTTTCTTTGAGGCGGCGGTTTTCGCTGACGAGGGTTTCGAATTTTTGTACCAGCGTATAAACGCTGCTTTCGAGTTTTTCGATATTTTGTTTCATAACCTTACCTGTCCGTATGCCGTCTGAAGGCTTCAGACGGCATCTGTCTGTTGTTTATTCAAAACGCGCGCTACGTTCCATCAGCCTTTCGACGACCTGCTGAGGGGTCATTTCCTTACGGATGAGTTGCAGCAGGGTTTGGGTAATCGGCATATCGATTTGGTACTTACAGGCAGTATTGAAGACTTCTTCTATCGTGCTGACCCCTTCGGAAACGTGTCCGATTTCGACCAGCACCTGATGCAGTTCCTTGCCTTCTGCCAAACCCAAGCCGACGCGGCGGTTGCGTGAGAGTGCGCCAGTGCAGGTCAAGATGAGGTCGCCGATGCCTG from Neisseria meningitidis harbors:
- a CDS encoding cytochrome c1; the protein is MKQAMKNWFAALLLAVPMGAAFASGGHAHYEKVDIDLRDQVSLQRGAQIFTNYCLSCHSASGMRFNRLKDIGLTDEEIKKNLMFTTDNVGDVMHSAMNPKDAAKWFGAAPPDLTLIARSKGADYLYAYMRGFYKDPTRPSGWNNTVFDKVGMPHPLWEQQGVQAVELDAKGQPVMVKDEHGEMKPKLYWESTGLHSRRLPNGKVIQKEYDAYVRDLVNYLVYMGEPAQLQRKRIGYVVMIFLFAVMLPLAYFLKKEYWKDVH
- a CDS encoding cytochrome b gives rise to the protein MANQTNSKAKALLGWMDARFPLSKMWNEHLAQYYAPKNFNFWYYFGSLALLVLVIQIVSGIFLTMNYKPDGNLNAYHLPAAFTAVEYIMRDVSGGWIIRYMHSTGASFFFIVVYLHMFRGLIYGSYKKPRELVWIFGSLIFLALMAEAFMGYLLPWGQMSFWGAQVIINLFSAIPVIGPDLSTWIRGDFNVSDVTLNRFFALHVIAVPLVLLGLVVAHIIALHEVGSNNPDGVEIKKNKDENGIPRDGIPFHPYYTVKDVLGVVVFLIVFCAVLFFAPEGGGYFLEAPNFDAANALKTPPHIAPVWYFTPFYAILRAIPSFLGTQVWGVIGMGAAVVLIALLPWLDRGEVKSVRYRGPIFKTALVLFIISFIGLGILGAMVATDTRTLVARILSFVYFAFFLGMPFYTKLDKNKPVPERVTMSTAKQKIMFFVYVGITAVGAYLFATNI
- the petA gene encoding ubiquinol-cytochrome c reductase iron-sulfur subunit, which translates into the protein MDNQEINNGRRRFLTLATCGAGGVAALGVATPFVASFFPSEKAKAAGAAVEVDVSKIEAGQLLTAEWQGKPIWVLNRTDQQLKDLKGLNGELTDPNSDAEQQPEYAKNETRSIKPNILVAIGICTHLGCSPTFRPDIAPADLGADWKGGFFCPCHGSKFDLAGRVYKGVPAPTNLVVPPYKYLSDTTILVGED
- a CDS encoding Nif3-like dinuclear metal center hexameric protein codes for the protein MVLRRDFLTWCNETLQTALFKDYAPNGLQVEGREYIGKIVTSVTASRAAIDFAVEQKADLLLVHHGMFWKNELPTVTGWKKERIAALLRHDINMAGYHLPLDAHPTLGNNAQLADRLGFATEKRFGEQNLLNSGSLKQAKTLGALAAHIETVLQRKPVVIGKPEREIRRVAWCSGGAQGFFQTAIDEGVDLYLTGEISEAQYHLANETGTAFISAGHHATERYGVRALAESAAEVFGLEVCHFDENNPA
- a CDS encoding LysR family transcriptional regulator; the protein is MDSIIELRHLKTLLALEETGSVSLAAKRVFLTQSALSHQIRMLENHYGTPLFERKSTPLRFTPVGERLLRLAHELIPQVAVAERDLARITEGEAGELRIAVECHTCFDWLMPAMGEFRPMWPQVELDIVSGFQADPVGLLLQHRADLAIVSEAEKQNGISFQPLFAYEMVGICAPDHPLAAKNVWTAEDFIGETLITYPVPDEMLDLPKKILIPKNINPPRRHSELTIAIIQLVASRRGIAALPYWTVMPYLEKGYVVHRQITDDGLQSKLYAAIRTEDTDKSYLNNFCQIIRERGFADLPGLSELESV
- the rpsI gene encoding 30S ribosomal protein S9 — translated: MNGKYYYGTGRRKSSVARVFLIKGTGQIIVNGRPVDEFFARETSRMVVRQPLVLTENAESFDIKVNVVGGGETGQSGAIRHGITRALIDFDAALKPALSQAGFVTRDAREVERKKPGLRKARRAKQFSKR
- a CDS encoding cell division protein ZapA, whose amino-acid sequence is MNIEQVHIEVMHARLTVNTPAEEKDTLLQAVGMLNGKAEAIREGGRVADSEKIVIMAALNVVHDLLKTSLNGGDLAIGDFARKIADMDNACQKALSRLAQE